Proteins encoded within one genomic window of Ranitomeya variabilis isolate aRanVar5 chromosome 4, aRanVar5.hap1, whole genome shotgun sequence:
- the LOC143767449 gene encoding uncharacterized protein LOC143767449 — MWCAALQVEVPTISDPFSGDLLCKRISLIYPSRMIKNMDNLSEKILHLTLDILFWLTGEDYTVVKKSSSKLCQAHVSEGWRGPLRPITGPQPHSLIHEDINDQKILELAYKMIELLTGEVPIRCQDVTLYFTMEEWEFLEGHKDLYKDVMMEVPQPFTSPDLSSTRTTPERCPHPILPRNCKQENPNVDQDHQVHTILDSLSGDLLHKRIFLIDPSRMDRDRDKMAEGILHLTLEILFRLTGEGYTVVKKTSTERCQDLLSEGWGRPLSPITEAPPRSLILEDINDQMVLEFAYKMVELLTGEVPIRCQDVSVYFSMEEWEYIEGHKDLYKDVMMEVHQLLTSPVLSSKRTTPERCPRPFLPQNCKQEYPDVPQNHQGEDLTDINTTQTYVRGDEWCKVEIPTDDYPDDCTWRPEGQLTPSIFKSDYLDITQDTSEVCVITPEITSFLHSRDLSFDPFKQVLSSDSSQTFKKNKSHERDINNETALTANKTFSRTEYGKSFSLNMSFLTHQNIHIEEKRGSSSECDKYFNQKSGLVRHERAHVEEKPYSCSECGKYFSDRTHLVIHQRTHTGERPFSCSECGKYYTAKSCLVTHQRTHTGEKPFSCLECGKYYTAKSCLAIHQRIHTGEKPFSCSECGKCFSNKSHFFRHHRTHTGEMPYSCSECGKCYADKPQLVTHQRTHTGEKPYSCSECGKCYADKYQLVVHQRTHTGEKHFSCSECGKCFVKKSNLVKHHRIHTGEKPFSCSECGKCFADKSHLVTHQRTHTGEKPYSCADCGKCFVDKSSLVRHQRLHTGEKLYSCTECGNCFVDKSSFIKHQRIHTGEKPYSCSECGNCFVDKSSLARHQRIHTGEKPYSCSECGNCFTDKSSLLNHQRIHTEEKPYSCLECGEGFADKLYLIRHQKIHTGKTQYSCSECGKWFAKKSNLVKHHRIHTGQKPFSCSECGKCFADKSHFVSHQRNHTGDKPYSCLECGKCFADKSSLFRHQRIHTGEKPYLCSECGKGFADKSSFIKHQRIHIRKKTFSYSESRKCFT; from the exons gtccctacaatatcagatcctttcagtggagatcttctatgtaagagaatttccctgatttacccatcaagaaTGATTAAGAACATGGACAACTTGTCAGagaagatattacacctcaccctagatatCCTCTTCTGGCTTACAGGAGAG gattacacagtagtgaagaagtccTCTAGTAAGCTTTGTCAGGCCCATGTTTCTGAGGGATGGCGAGGACCCCTAAGACCAATCACTGGGCCTCAACCTCactccctgatacatgaggacatcaatgaccagaagatcctagaactcgcctacaagatgattgagctgctgactggagag gttcctataaggtgtcaggacgtcacccTATATTtcaccatggaggagtgggagttttTAGAAGGAcataaagatctgtacaaggacgtcatgatggaggttccccagcccttcacatcaccag atctatccagtacgaGGACAactccagagagatgtccccatcctattCTTCCACGgaactgtaaacaagaaaatcccaatgttgatcaggatcatcag GTCCATACAATATTGgattctctcagtggagatcttctacataagagaattttcctgattgacccatcaagaatggatagggacagggacaagatggctgaggggatattacacctcactctagagatcctcttccggcttactggagag ggttacacagtagtgaagaagacctctactgagcgctgtcaggaccttctgtctgagggatggggaagacccctgagcccaatcacggaggCTCCACCTCGCTCCCTAATacttgaggacatcaatgaccagatggTCCTAGAATTCGCCTACAAGAtggttgagctgctgactggagag gttcctataaggtgtcaggatgtctcagtctatttctccatggaggagtgggagtatatagaaggacacaaggatctgtacaaggacgtcatgatggaggttcaccAGCTCCTCACATCACCTG ttctatccagtaagaggacaacaccagagagatgtccccgtcctttcCTTCCACAGAACTGTAAACAAGAATATCCCgatgttcctcagaatcatcag ggtgaagatctgaccgatATTAATACTAcacagacatatgtgaggggtgatgagtggtgtaaagtggagattcctacagatgactacccag ATGATTGTACTTGGAGACCAGAGGGACAACTGAcaccttcaatttttaaatcagattacCTTGATATCACACAAGATACAAGTGAAGTGTGTGTCATTACTCCAGAAATCACATCATTCCTTCACAGCAGAGATCTATCATTTGATCCTTTTAAACAGGTCCTATCATCTGATTCGTCTCAGACTTTTAAGAAAAATAAAAGTCACGAAAGAGACATTAATAATGAAACTGCTCTGACAGCAAACAAGACGTTTTCAAGAACAGAATATGGAAAAAGTTTTTCCCTCAATATGTCTTTTCTTACTCATCAAAACATTCACATAGAGGAAAAAAGAGGTTCATCTTCAGAGTGTGACAagtattttaaccagaaatcggggcttgttagacatgagagagcTCATGTagaggagaagccatattcatgttcagaatgtgggaagtattTTTCAGATAGAACACATCTTGtgatacatcagagaactcacacaggggagaggccattttcatgttcagaatgcgggaaataTTATACAGCTAAATCAtgccttgttacacatcagagaactcacacaggggagaaacctttttcatgtttagaatgtgggaaatattatacAGCTAAATCATGTCTTgctatacatcagagaattcacacaggggagaagccattttcatgttcagaatgtggtaaatgtttttcaaataaatcacatttttttaGACATCACAGAACTCACACTGGGGAAATGCCAtactcttgttcagaatgtgggaaatgttatgcagATAAACCACAGCTTGttacacatcaaagaactcacacaggggagaagccatattcatgttcagaatgtgggaaatgctatgcAGATAAATATCAGCTTGTtgtacatcagagaactcatacaggggagaaacacttttcatgttcagaatgtgggaaatgttttgtaaagAAATCGAATCTTGTTAAACACCAtagaattcatacaggggagaaacctttttcctgttcagaatgtgggaaatgttttgcagataaatcacaTTTAGTCACACACCAGAGAacccatacaggagagaagccatattcgtgtgcagattgtgggaaatgttttgtagatAAATCATCTCTCGTTAGACACCAgagactacatacaggggagaagctatattcatgtacagaatgtgggaattgttttGTAGATAAATCATCTTTCATtaaacaccagagaattcacacaggggaaaagccatattcatgttcagaatgtggaaattgTTTTGTAGATAAATCATCTCTTGCtagacaccagagaattcacacaggtgagaagccatattcatgttcagaatgtggaaattgttttacagataaatcatcTCTTCTTaaccaccagagaattcacactgaggagaagccttattcatgtttagaatgtggggagGGTTTTGCAGATAAATTATATCTTATTAGACaccaaaaaattcacacagggaagactcaatattcatgttcagaatgtgggaaatggtttgcaaagaaatcaaatcttgttaaacaccatagaattcacacagggcaGAAACCtttctcctgttcagaatgtgggaaatgttttgcagataaatcacattttgtttcacaccagagaaatcacacaggggataagccatattcatgtttagaatgtgggaaatgttttgcagataaatcatcTCTCTttagacaccagagaattcacacaggggagaagccatatttatgttcagaatgtgggaagggtTTTGCAGATAAATCATCTTTCATtaaacaccagagaattcacataaGGAAGAAGACCTTTTCATATTCTGAAAGCAGGAAATGTTTTACTTGA